A window of Hordeum vulgare subsp. vulgare chromosome 5H, MorexV3_pseudomolecules_assembly, whole genome shotgun sequence genomic DNA:
cttttggcaccaatataatgaacatgtgtaacactacgatcgagattcaataaaccattgaaggtgattattcaagaaaatagagtaaccattattctctttaaatgaataatcgtattgcaataaacacgatccaatcatgttcatgcttaacgcaagcaccaaataacaattatttaggtttaacaccaatcccgatggtagagggagcgtgcgacgtttgatcatatcaatctttgaaacacttccaacacgtatcgtcacctcgcctttagctagtctccgtttatgccgtagctttcatttcgcgtcactaatcacttagcaaccgaaccggtatccaataccctcgtgctactaggagtactagtaaagtacacatcaacatcatgtatatcaaatacacttctttcgacttttgccagccttcttatctaccaagtatcttgagttgctccgcctcagtgattgttcccctcattacagaagcacttagtctcgggtttgggtttaatcttgggtctcttcattagtgcagcaactgttttgccgtttcatgaagtatcccttctagcccttgcctttcttgaaacttagtggttttacaaaccatcaactattgatgctccttcttgatttctactttcgcagtgtcaaacatcgcgaatcgctcaaggatcattgtatgtatccttggtatgttatagttcatcacgaagctctcacagcttggtggcagtgactttggagaactatcactatctcatctggaagattaactcccacttgattcaagcgattgtcgtactcagacaatctgagcacatgctcaacgattgagccttttctcctgtgctttgtggacaaagaatcttgttggaggtctcgtacctcttaacaagggcacaagcatgaaatcataatttcatctctttagaacatcacttatgttccgtgacgttttaaaacgttttcggcgccttgcttctaagccattaagtactttgtactgaactatcgtgtagtcatcagaaatgtgtatgtcggatgttcacagcatccacagacgacgctcgaggtgcagcacaccgagtggtgcataaaggacataagccttctgcgcagcaacgaggacaatccttggttttacagactcagtctgcaaagtttgctactatcaattttcaactaaattttctctaggaacatataaaacagtagagctatagcgcaagctacatcgtaattcgccaagaccattagactatgttcatgaaaattagttcaattaatcatattacttaagaactcccactcaaaaattacatctctctagtcatttgagtggtacatgatccaaatccactatctcaagtccgatcatcacgtgagtcgagaatagtttcagtggtaagcatctctatgctaatcatatcaactatacgattcatgctcgacctttcggtctcatgtgttccgaggccatgtctgcacatgctaggctcgtcaagcttaacccgagtgttccgcgtgtgcaactgttttgcacccgttgtatgtgaacgttgagtctatcacacccgatcatcacgtggtgtctcgaaacgaagaactgtcgcaacggtgcacagtcggggagaacataatttcgtcttgaaattttagtgagagatcacctcataatgctaccgtcgttctaagcaaaataaggtgcattaaaaggattaacatcacatgcaattcataagtgacatgatatggccatcatcacgcgcttcttgatctccatcaccaaagcaccggcacgatcttcttgtcaccggcgtcacaccatgatctccctcatcatgatctccatcaacgtgtcaccatcggggttgtcgtgctactcatgctattactactaaagctacatcctagcaaaatagtaaacgcatctgcaagcacaaacgttagtattaagacaaccctatggctcctgccggttgccgtaccatcgacgtgcaagtcgatatttctattacaacatgatcatctcatacatccaatataccacatcacatcattggccatatcacatcacaatcataccctgcaaaaacaagttagacgtcctctaattttgttgttgcatgttttacgtggtgaccaagggtatctagtaggatcgcatcttacttacgcaaacaccacaacggagatatatgagttgctatttaacctcatccaaggacctcctcggtcaaatccgattcaactaaagttggagaaaccgtcacttgccagtcatctttgagcaaagggggttactcgtaatgatgaaaccagtctctcgtaagcgtacgagtaatgtcggtccaagccgcttcaatccaacaataccgcggaatcaagaaaagactaaggagggcagcaaaacgcacatcaccgcccacaaaaacttttgtgttctactcgagaagacatctacgcatgaacctagctcatgatgccactgttggggaacgtcgcaagggaaacaaaaattttcctacgcgcacgaagacctatcatggtgatgtccatctacgagaggggatgagtgatctacgtaccctcgtagatcgtacaacagaagcgttagagaacgcggttgatgtagtggaacgtcctcacgtccctcgatccgccccgcgaacaatcccgcgatcagtcccacgatctagtaccgaacggacggcacctccgcgttcagcacacgtacagctcgacgatgatctcggccttcttgatccagcaagagagacgaagaggtagaagagttctccggcagcgtgacggcgctccggaggttggtgatgatcttgtttcagcagggctccgcccgagctccgcagaaacgcgatctagaggaaaaactatggaggtatgtggtcgggcagccgtgagaaagtcgtctcaaatcagccctaaaacctccgtatatataggtgggagggaggggaggaggcagcctcaaaacctaaaggtttggccgaaattggaggtggaggagtcctactccaatcctacttggagtaggattccaccttcccacttggaaactctttccaccttgtgttttttccttctcaaaccttatgggccttagtgggaacttattccagcccactaggggctggtttatctcttcccatagcccatgagaccccttggggcgtgacacccctcccgatggtccccggcacccctcccggcactcccggtacattaccgatgagcccgaaacttttccggtaatgcacgaaaaccttccggtaaccaaatgaggtcatcctatatatcaatcttcgtttccggaccattccggaaaccctcgtgacgtccgtgatctcatccgggactccgaacaacattcggtaaccaaccatataactcaaatacgcataaaacaacgtcgaaccttaagtgtgcagaccctgcgggttcgagaactatgtagacatgacccgagagactcctcggtcaatatccaatagcgggacctggatgcccatattggatcctacatattctacgaagatcttatcgtttgaacctcagtgccaaggattcgtataatcccgtatgtcattccctttgtccttcggtatgttacttgcccgagattcgatcgtcagtatccgcatacctatttcaatctcgtttaccggcaagtctctttactcgttccgtaatacaagatcccgcaacttacactaagttacattgcttgcaaggcttgtgtgtgatgttgtattaccgagtgggccccgagatacctctccgtcacacggagtgacaaatcccagtcttgatccatactaactcaactaacatcttcggagatacctgtagagcatctttatagtcacccagttacgttgcgacgtttgatacacacaaagcattcctccggtgtcagtgagttatatgatctcatggtcataggaataaatacttgacacgcagaaaacagtagcaacaaaatgacacgatcaacatgctacgtctattagtttgggtctagtccatcacatgattctcctaatgatgtgatcccgttatcaagtgacaacacttgcctatggccaggaaaccttgaccatctttgatcaacgagctagtcaactagaggcttactagggacagtgttttgtctatgtatccacacaagtattgtgtttccaatcaatacaattatagcatggataataaatgattatcatgaactaagaaatataataataactaatttattattgcctctagggcatatttccaacaaggtgtTGGCGGCATAGGCAGCCGAGGACAACAACGCCGATAGCCGCACGTCCCACGCGTCGTGGTCTAACTTTTGAGGGCGCATGTGAGAGGTGTACAGTGATGGACCGTTCACGTCCATCATTGGCATCACGTTCACCGACACCAACGACAGACATGTTGCGACTCCTTCGAAGATGAGTAGGGCATGGGAGACGACACGGTCTCGTGTCCCATGTGGACTAATTTGTCTCTCATATCATACTCTTCCTCGTTGGAGACTGCATCTTCACTTTGCAGGTCTTGAACCCTGTTGACGCTCATTGAGACAAAAGATGGCGGACGTTGTCGTCAATGTGGAATATAAAAAGAAGTGAAAGCCGGGTCACCGTACGTGTGTCTTCTCTTTTTtattaaaaaatattcaaaatgtAATAATTTTTATCCGGCTTGCATGAATTGCGCCCGATacgtttaaactaatgtttgaaaTTTATGGGTAGGGTCTGATTGCTGGTTCCGGCATCTGTGTCCTTGACTGGTCTTCCATGTTTATGGAGGGATACTGAGGCCAATTTACAGGTTAGTGTTGAAGATGTTCTTACAAACTACATTTATCGCAGCATCTCCAATAGCCACGCTAAAACAGCACCATGTCCCAAATTTGGCCTTTTTGGCGTGCGTGCAATAGCAAAATGAGCTTCAGCGGACGCGCGATAAACGCGCGTGCAACATATAGATTACAACACGCCGTTCGAATCGCCACCGCGCGCTGCGTATTTGGTGCGCCCGCTTCCGGGCGCCGCACACTCGAGCGCTCGCGCCGCACTCTCTCCACCGCGCCACCTTTGCCCTGCCCCGCGGCGCCGCCAGCGAACTGACCCGATGGACGCCCTCGCTGGCACCCCCGTCACCCCTTCCTACACCCACGACCCCTCCGTggcggccgccgccgccacaaACCCTAGCGCGTGGAGCTTTGGCTTCGCCTCCGCCGGCGCTCCTCCAAGCACCGGCATCACGCGCGGCCTTTTCATGCCGCCACGGATGACCTCGGCGGCAGGTGGCCTCGCGACGGCGCTCGCCGTGAAGCTACGTGCCCCCCTCCCGAAACTCCCAAAGGCCGCGCGGCCGAAGAAGGGCATGGTTTCCGCGAAGAAGAATAAGGCGGCGGACGGCTCCGGCTCCTCCAAGCCGTTGAGGAAGAAACTTGCAGGGCGTGCAAGGGCCGGGCGGCTACCGAAGCGCCGACGAGCTCACTTGTTGAGCCGGTGGCAGACGCGCACAAGGTGTTCGAGGAAATGCCCCAAAGGTAAAAAATATTTGCcaactttttgttgttgttattttttgaaTTCATACATGTAGATAACTCATTTGCTTCGTTGTATATCCTTTGTAGTGTCAACGATGAGGCATAtatgtcaactatgggtgttggctCCAACAATTCGCATTGGTCTCAAACTAATGACAtgcatttcgatgaccatgagttcGAGGTGGACGAGGATGGTGAGGACATTGTCGACGCACCAAAATGAAGGGGAGGCAACTACACCAACGATGAAGACATATTGctatgcaatacttggttgcaagtgtcgagggatccatctgttggaggtgatcaaagtagagatgcATATTGGAACCGGATGAAGGAGCACTTTGATCTACACAACAAGAGTGGAGTTGACCGCACAGAACGATCTCTTCGCTCCCGGTGGTAGACCATCAACCAAGATTGCCAAAAGTGGGCGGCCGCACAATTTGCGCTTGACAAgttgaacccaagtggcactaaTGATATAGATAGGGTAAGTGTCATTtcatccatgttcatcatgcttgTTATTGGTGTTTGTAGTGCTAACTTTTTTTTTGTAGTTCAATATtgcacaaaacttgttcaaaggagaggagaagaagaccaagaaagggaagatcaagaaagggagaccatttaccttgcctcattgctatgaggaaatgaaggatgatgagaaatggaagaagCGTGACGGCATCGATGATGTTGATGAGCAACAAACGCAATTGAACAATTGAGTTGGATCATGATGAGGAAGAGGCATCAAGTGATGACGGCAAGAGAATCCCTACACCAAACTCTGTTTCATGCTCAAAGTCAAAACGACCGGACGGGTGCAAGAATGacgcaaaagaaaagaagaagaggaaaggggATGATGAGCTCAAAAATGCTATGGAATCTattgtgaaggcaagaaaagaagcgAACGAGGTGAGGAAGatggcaaggaaccaagatgccGCGACCGAGGAGAGGAGGTTAGCGGCCGAGGATAGGAGGGTAGCGGCCGAGGAGAGAAAGGTCAcattggaggagaggaaggtgggcatGGAGGAGCAATCTAGgttgttggaatgggagaagtacttgttcttcttggacacatctACCCTCAATGAGGCGCAAAAGGAGTATGTCAATCTTACCCGTGAAGAAGTCTTGATCCAAAAAAGAGCCATGATTCgtggcatgggtggcggtggcatagGCGGCATGGGtgccatgggtggctttggagctaCCATGGTGGCATGGGtgccatgggtggctttggagctaCCATGGAGACCATGTGAGGCATGAGTTGCTTCGGAGCACCTTCGGGCGGCATTGGCGGCATGGGAGGCATGAGTTTTGTGTCTCTCATGAGAGGCGTGGGAGCACCTTGGGGCGACATGGGCGGCAAGTCTTCCGGTGTGCCAACACCTTTGCATGATGtcgttgaagatcttgccaacaccacgcgcgacaatgaagagaaggaggaagaatcctcttcggatgatgaatcggaggaaaaggaaaaggaagatgaagacgaagatgaagacgaggacgaggcttgaacttgtgggcatgaacttggttggatgatgtTGTGGGCATGAATTTGATCTTGTGAGCATGAACTTTTTATGTCATCATGAACTTGTTTGTGTGATTTAAATTATGTCATGTCTTtattttgatgtttgaaattcattttaTGTTTAAAATGTGTCCAAAATGCAACATATGGCAAGTGCCGGTTGTTTGCACGCGCTGCATTTTAACGCGTCTGCTGGAGCCAGCGGTGGCCGCCGCGTTAAAACAGGCGAACGGCGCGCAGTAAACTGATTTTTAGCGCGCTACGGGTTcgacggctgttggagatgctctcatcACGTCAATATAAATTGCTATGAGAAAAACCAGATTTGCCATGCCTCAAAATCTGACATCAGGTTTTTATCGTTTCCGTTGATCTTTAGGTGCTTCCTTAGTTTTTAAGAGACATCTAGTATTTAGTACGGTCTCCGTtttaaaataactgtctcaactttatattaGTTCTAGTATAAAATTATATTAAGTTTAAGAGatttattttaagacggaggaagtactaaTCAAAACGCAGAAAAGCTACATGCACAAGTGTTCTCTGGGTGAGTGGGAAAGGAACGGTATTGATGCGTGGACCTTCACCACGTTGCGTTGTTGGCTTGTTTGCGTCGTCTCGTCGGTCTAACTCGTCGACTTGCATTTATTGTGGATTGCCGCACCTGTGCTCCGCTTCTCATCTCGTAAGCCTCCTCGATGTGCTTTTCAGCTCCGCTTAAGTCATGTTATTATGTTATCTTACTACTCCTGGAGCGATCAAGCTGAGTGCGCTTCCCGTATGTGGAACAATTTCCCCATGAACGCCGGCAAGCTAGCTAAGTGAGTCCAGCTAAGTTCGCCACCTATGGCCGCAACACACGGGGAGATATCGAAAGCCACCTAGCTGCACTCCCACATCTCGCTCAGTCGATCAGTAATCAGTAATCCATCTTCTATATATGAAACGCATTCTAGCTAGCTAATCCTATCTTCAGAGTACAGTACGTAGTAATCAGAAATGGCGCTGGCACGCCGGAGTCGtcccatctccctcctcctgGTCATCGCCGCTGTTCTCTCCGTGCACAGCCTGCTCCCCGGCCCGGCCGCCGCCACGGGGAAGACCGGCCAGCTCACCGTCTTCTGGGGCCGGAACAAGGACGAGGGCTCTCTCAGGGAAGCCTGCGACGCCGGCGTCTACACGGCGGTCATCATGTCCTTCCTCAACGTCTACGGCCACGGGAAGTACCGCCTCGACCTCTCCGGCCACCCGCTCGCCGGCATCGGGGACGACATCAGGCACTGCCAGTCCGCGGGCGTCACCGTCTCCCTCTCCATCGGCGGCTTCGGCGGCGACTACGCGCTCCCGACCAACCGGTCCGCGCTCGACCTCGCCGACCACCTCTGGTGGTCCTACCTCGGCGGCAGGCGCAGGGGCGTGCGCCGCCCGTTCGGCCGCGCGCGGCTCGACGGCGTCGACTTCTTCCTCGAGCGCGGCGGGCCGGGGGAGCACTACGACGCGCTGGCCAGGGAGCTGGCCAAGCGCAAGGCCCGCGGGGGGAAGCCGCCGCGCCTGACGGCGACGCCGCGCTACGCGTTCCCGGACCGGCTCGCGGCGCCGGCGCTCTCGACGGGGGTCTTCGAGCGCATCCACGTCAGGTTCTACGACTACCCGGACTGCACGGCGTTCATCGAGGACGCGTGGGGCAGGTGGACGGCGGCGTACCCGGGCAGCAAGATCCACCTCGGCCTGACGGCGTCGGAGAAGGCGAGCTGCTACCTGCACCCCAAGGCGCTCTGGGAGATCACGATGCCGATCGTGCAGAAGGCGGCCAACTACGGCGGCGTCATGCTCTGGGACAGGTACTACGACGTGGTGAACGTGCAGGACCACTACAGCAGCTACATCAAGAACTGGGCATGAGCTCCGGCCATCCTCCACTCCACGCATCACCTTGTGTGTTCTTCCTCCCCTCCCTTGGCAAACAACGCCTCTAGCTCGTTAATCTGCTTGCGCATGTGTGGATCGCAAGTAATCTGCTGTTAAATCGTCACTCTTGTGTGCTTGTGCAAGAATAAAGGGACGACAGTGCAGGGACAAACAGTTCATTTCAGAAGTTTGGTTTGATCATGCTGTTTCCTGTGGATGTCACAATTATCTTCAGGTCACTGCTTGATTACGTTTTGAA
This region includes:
- the LOC123397183 gene encoding xylanase inhibitor protein 1-like, with translation MALARRSRPISLLLVIAAVLSVHSLLPGPAAATGKTGQLTVFWGRNKDEGSLREACDAGVYTAVIMSFLNVYGHGKYRLDLSGHPLAGIGDDIRHCQSAGVTVSLSIGGFGGDYALPTNRSALDLADHLWWSYLGGRRRGVRRPFGRARLDGVDFFLERGGPGEHYDALARELAKRKARGGKPPRLTATPRYAFPDRLAAPALSTGVFERIHVRFYDYPDCTAFIEDAWGRWTAAYPGSKIHLGLTASEKASCYLHPKALWEITMPIVQKAANYGGVMLWDRYYDVVNVQDHYSSYIKNWA